A genomic window from Rhizobium sp. EC-SD404 includes:
- a CDS encoding enoyl-CoA hydratase translates to MADIVSMKQKQDTDALIVADRYDGILRLSLNNPPANALSVALMEALLRNLEEARDDAQTRVIIIASLAKVFSAGHDLKELQRHRSEDDGGREFFDKTMRLCAKLMQTIVALPKPVIAEIDGIATAAGCQLVASCDLAICTDTSGFATPGVNIGLFCSTPMVALSRATHRKQAMEMLLTGETIDASTAKEFGIVNRIVPKEYLRQVVDKYAAVIASKSPLTVKIGKEAFYRQAEMSLEDAYDYTARVMVENMMARDAEEGIAAFIDKRKPEWTGE, encoded by the coding sequence ATGGCCGACATCGTTTCGATGAAGCAGAAGCAGGACACGGACGCATTGATCGTCGCTGACAGGTATGACGGCATACTCCGGCTGTCGCTTAACAATCCGCCGGCGAACGCCCTGTCCGTCGCACTCATGGAAGCGCTGCTGCGTAACCTGGAAGAGGCGCGGGACGATGCGCAAACGCGTGTCATCATCATCGCTTCTCTGGCGAAGGTATTCTCCGCCGGCCACGATCTGAAGGAATTGCAGCGCCATCGTTCCGAAGACGACGGGGGCCGTGAATTCTTCGATAAGACGATGCGGCTTTGCGCGAAGCTGATGCAGACGATCGTGGCGCTGCCGAAGCCCGTGATCGCCGAAATCGACGGGATCGCCACGGCGGCCGGCTGCCAGCTCGTCGCCTCCTGCGATCTCGCCATCTGCACCGATACCTCCGGCTTCGCGACGCCGGGCGTCAATATCGGGCTCTTCTGTTCGACGCCGATGGTCGCCCTGTCGCGCGCCACGCACCGCAAGCAGGCTATGGAAATGCTGCTGACTGGCGAGACGATCGACGCGTCGACTGCCAAGGAATTCGGCATCGTCAACAGGATCGTGCCGAAGGAATATCTGCGCCAGGTGGTCGACAAATACGCCGCCGTCATTGCGTCCAAATCACCGCTGACGGTGAAAATCGGCAAGGAAGCCTTCTACCGGCAAGCGGAAATGAGCCTGGAAGATGCCTATGATTACACGGCGCGCGTGATGGTCGAGAACATGATGGCGCGGGACGCCGAAGAGGGCATCGCGGCCTTCATCGACAAGCGCAAGCCAGAATGGACGGGTGAATAG
- a CDS encoding 4-carboxy-4-hydroxy-2-oxoadipate aldolase/oxaloacetate decarboxylase: MTDRADEGLASVGPGQLAALACFSSATLHEAMGRIGALPAAIQPIDRDTRLCGPAFPVFCPAGDNLMIHKAIVAAAAGEILVVDHESSMGDGPFGDVLAEACQARGIAGLVIDGCVRDATTLRAMGFPVFARGLCIEGTDKVRTSPLGAPIILGKTTIHRGDIVVGDEDGVVIVPQAMIASAIEAARNREEKEAAMRGALRAGQTTMDLLGLRDR; this comes from the coding sequence ATGACCGACAGGGCGGACGAAGGTCTGGCTTCGGTGGGTCCGGGGCAGCTTGCTGCCCTGGCGTGCTTTTCGTCCGCCACCCTGCATGAAGCGATGGGCAGGATCGGCGCCCTGCCCGCCGCCATCCAACCGATCGATCGGGATACTCGGCTTTGCGGGCCGGCTTTTCCGGTCTTCTGCCCCGCTGGCGACAATCTGATGATCCACAAGGCCATCGTGGCTGCAGCCGCCGGCGAAATTCTCGTCGTCGACCACGAATCATCGATGGGCGACGGGCCGTTCGGCGATGTTCTCGCCGAAGCCTGTCAGGCGCGTGGCATCGCCGGCCTCGTCATCGATGGCTGTGTGCGCGATGCGACGACATTGCGGGCGATGGGCTTTCCCGTCTTTGCCCGGGGATTGTGCATCGAGGGAACGGACAAGGTCCGGACGTCACCGCTCGGCGCGCCCATCATACTTGGGAAAACAACCATCCATCGCGGCGACATCGTCGTCGGCGACGAAGACGGCGTCGTCATCGTTCCCCAGGCGATGATCGCATCCGCCATCGAGGCCGCACGAAATCGCGAGGAGAAAGAGGCCGCCATGCGTGGCGCTCTGCGCGCCGGGCAGACGACGATGGATCTGCTCGGTTTGAGAGACCGGTAG
- a CDS encoding fumarylacetoacetate hydrolase family protein, with the protein MGHEGFVIERPKAASLPVVGKDERFPVRRIYCVGRNYVAHVEEMGGSADRDPPIFFQKPTDSIVESGSTIAYATMTKDFHYELELVMALKSGGYNIPEDKALDHVYGYGVGIDMTRRDIQGGGRPWEIAKSFDESCPCGPITPVEQSGHIEKGNIKLTVNGEARQDSDVSLLIWSLPEIISKLSEFYELKAGDIILTGTPHGVGPVKTGDELVGTIDGLEPLTVKIGDPAK; encoded by the coding sequence ATGGGTCATGAAGGCTTTGTCATCGAACGGCCGAAGGCGGCGTCGCTGCCGGTCGTCGGAAAGGACGAGCGTTTCCCGGTTCGGCGCATCTATTGCGTCGGCCGCAACTATGTGGCGCACGTTGAAGAAATGGGCGGAAGCGCAGACCGCGATCCGCCGATCTTCTTCCAGAAGCCGACCGACTCGATCGTCGAGTCCGGCTCGACCATCGCCTACGCAACGATGACCAAGGACTTCCATTACGAGCTGGAACTCGTGATGGCGCTGAAGTCGGGCGGCTACAACATTCCCGAGGACAAGGCGCTCGACCACGTCTACGGCTATGGCGTCGGCATCGACATGACGCGTCGCGACATCCAGGGCGGCGGCCGCCCGTGGGAAATCGCCAAGTCGTTCGACGAATCCTGCCCTTGCGGTCCGATCACGCCGGTTGAACAGTCCGGACACATCGAGAAGGGCAACATCAAGCTTACCGTCAACGGCGAAGCGCGTCAGGATTCGGATGTGAGCCTGCTCATCTGGTCGCTGCCGGAGATCATCTCCAAGCTGTCTGAATTCTACGAGCTGAAAGCGGGCGACATCATCCTCACCGGCACGCCCCACGGCGTCGGACCGGTGAAGACGGGCGACGAACTTGTCGGCACGATCGACGGGCTGGAGCCGCTGACCGTCAAGATCGGCGATCCCGCGAAATGA
- the rpsI gene encoding 30S ribosomal protein S9: MAELNSLQDLGQATGVTAGAAQASQPAHVRKVDAQGRSYATGKRKDAVARVWVKPGSGKITVNGREFAKYFARPVLQMVLQQPIVAAARTGQFDVIATVAGGGLSGQAGAVRHGISKALTYYEPELRGVLKKGGFLTRDSRVVERKKYGKAKARRSFQFSKR, encoded by the coding sequence ATGGCTGAACTGAATTCCCTCCAGGACCTCGGCCAGGCAACCGGCGTGACCGCCGGCGCCGCCCAGGCTTCTCAGCCGGCGCACGTCCGCAAGGTCGATGCACAGGGCCGTTCCTACGCAACCGGCAAGCGCAAGGACGCTGTTGCTCGCGTTTGGGTCAAGCCAGGCTCCGGCAAGATCACGGTCAATGGCCGCGAGTTCGCGAAGTACTTCGCGCGCCCGGTTCTGCAGATGGTTCTGCAGCAGCCGATCGTCGCCGCAGCGCGTACCGGCCAGTTCGACGTCATCGCCACGGTCGCCGGTGGCGGTCTCTCCGGCCAGGCCGGCGCGGTTCGTCACGGCATTTCCAAGGCTCTGACCTATTACGAGCCGGAACTGCGCGGCGTCCTCAAGAAGGGCGGCTTCCTGACGCGCGACAGCCGCGTCGTCGAGCGTAAGAAGTACGGCAAGGCGAAGGCCCGTCGTTCGTTCCAGTTCTCCAAGCGCTAA
- the rplM gene encoding 50S ribosomal protein L13 produces MKTFSQKPAEVEKKWVLIDAEGLVVGRLATLVATRLRGKHKPSYTPHVDDGDNVIIINAEKAVLTGKKYTDKKYYWHTGYPGGIKERTARQIFEGRFPERILEKAIERMIPRGPLGRRQMKNLRVYAGSNHPHEAQQPETVDIGVLNTKNKRTA; encoded by the coding sequence ATGAAGACCTTCTCGCAGAAGCCTGCAGAGGTGGAGAAGAAGTGGGTGCTGATCGACGCCGAAGGACTCGTTGTCGGCCGTCTCGCCACCCTCGTCGCCACCCGCCTGCGCGGCAAGCACAAGCCTTCCTATACCCCGCATGTCGACGATGGTGACAACGTCATCATCATCAACGCCGAAAAGGCCGTGCTGACGGGCAAGAAGTACACCGACAAGAAATACTACTGGCACACCGGCTATCCCGGCGGCATCAAGGAGCGCACCGCGCGCCAGATTTTCGAAGGCCGCTTCCCGGAGCGTATCCTCGAAAAGGCGATCGAGCGCATGATCCCGCGCGGTCCGCTCGGCCGTCGCCAGATGAAGAACCTGCGCGTCTATGCAGGCTCCAACCATCCGCATGAAGCCCAGCAGCCCGAGACCGTCGACATCGGCGTGCTGAACACCAAGAACAAGAGGACTGCCTGA
- a CDS encoding PaaI family thioesterase, which yields MAVKPVMNIDALEAFLAQEFPQINEGGPFYAVTEVEPGAAVLRLMPDRRHLRPGGTVSGPTLFALADLGAYVVILAHIGPVALAVTTNLTINFLRKPADGVPLYSRCRLLKLGKRLAVVDVIITDEAGTIVAQASATYSIPPQAETTVK from the coding sequence ATTGCCGTGAAACCGGTCATGAACATCGACGCGCTGGAAGCTTTTCTGGCGCAGGAATTTCCGCAGATCAACGAGGGTGGGCCGTTCTATGCGGTGACCGAGGTCGAACCCGGCGCGGCGGTGCTGCGGCTGATGCCCGATCGTCGCCATCTTCGCCCGGGCGGGACCGTTTCGGGTCCGACGCTGTTCGCGCTCGCCGATCTCGGGGCCTACGTCGTCATCCTCGCCCATATCGGGCCGGTCGCGCTGGCCGTCACCACCAATCTCACCATCAATTTCCTGCGCAAGCCGGCCGACGGCGTTCCGCTCTATTCGCGATGCCGGTTGCTCAAGCTCGGCAAGCGGCTGGCGGTGGTCGACGTGATCATCACGGACGAAGCGGGAACGATCGTGGCGCAGGCATCCGCCACCTATTCGATCCCACCGCAGGCAGAAACTACGGTAAAATAA